The following are encoded in a window of Phytoactinopolyspora mesophila genomic DNA:
- a CDS encoding helix-turn-helix transcriptional regulator, whose amino-acid sequence MRRAHSYSPSAVQTARVLGLEIARARRAQRMSQVELAERAGISENTLRSVERGAPTVAVGIVFEVARLVGLDLLGVQPSDLSDIEARSRERLALLPARVRPRPGEEIDDDF is encoded by the coding sequence ATGCGACGCGCTCACTCCTACTCGCCGTCGGCCGTTCAGACCGCACGAGTACTCGGCCTTGAAATCGCGCGGGCACGCCGCGCGCAGCGCATGAGTCAGGTGGAACTTGCTGAACGCGCCGGCATCTCCGAGAACACCCTGCGAAGCGTCGAGCGTGGTGCACCGACCGTCGCCGTCGGCATCGTGTTCGAAGTGGCCAGGCTGGTGGGCCTGGACCTGCTGGGAGTACAACCAAGCGATCTATCTGACATTGAGGCCAGGAGCCGGGAAAGGTTGGCGTTGCTACCAGCCAGGGTCCGGCCCCGGCCCGGTGAAGAGATCGATGATGACTTCTAA
- a CDS encoding GntR family transcriptional regulator yields the protein MASVVDAGQEATRPSTAPARRLSSDDVYNRLRALILENAIAPGERVNIDALARQLGVSQTPVREAVRRLEGDQLLNKVPGKGYQTTPLLDLDRLRQLFEFRLVVDLWAVRAVAVNRLGNPGPQLREEIDRFTRAIVGVGDIRHLLLEHDTRFHGLVLGALGNDVAKTAYDQTHCHFHAFRLYSADTSGAVTVDEHARVARAIEACDADEAEAAMHHHLTNAFYRFSEAFGSSRDVQLRHPEPARIF from the coding sequence ATGGCCAGCGTCGTTGACGCCGGCCAGGAGGCTACGCGGCCATCCACGGCACCAGCACGCCGGTTGTCGAGCGACGACGTCTACAACCGGCTCCGCGCGTTGATCTTGGAGAACGCGATCGCTCCGGGCGAGCGGGTCAATATCGATGCGCTGGCCCGTCAGCTCGGAGTGTCGCAGACACCGGTCCGCGAGGCGGTCCGGCGTCTGGAAGGCGACCAGCTACTCAACAAGGTGCCCGGCAAGGGTTACCAGACCACGCCGTTGCTGGATCTCGACCGGCTGCGCCAGCTCTTCGAATTCCGGCTGGTGGTGGACCTGTGGGCGGTACGTGCGGTGGCGGTGAACCGGCTGGGGAACCCGGGCCCGCAACTGCGCGAGGAGATCGATCGGTTCACCCGCGCCATCGTCGGCGTCGGGGACATCCGGCACCTACTTCTCGAACATGACACCAGGTTTCACGGGCTTGTCCTGGGTGCACTCGGAAACGACGTCGCCAAGACCGCCTACGACCAGACACATTGCCATTTTCATGCCTTCCGCCTGTACTCGGCAGACACCTCCGGCGCGGTCACGGTCGATGAGCATGCGCGCGTCGCCCGGGCAATCGAAGCTTGTGACGCCGACGAGGCGGAAGCAGCCATGCACCACCACCTCACGAACGCCTTCTACCGCTTCTCCGAGGCCTTCGGCAGCAGCCGTGACGTCCAGCTGCGACACCCGGAACCGGCTCGAATCTTCTGA